GGCGATCGCCGTGGCCGCCCTGTTCGCGTGGGCGAACCGGCTCATGATGGCGCTGGGCGCGCCCCGGGCGTGATCCGATCGGCCCGCGCCGCGGGCGCGGCCCGCTAGCGTGGGCACATGGTCAACTATCGCTATCTCGGCAACAGCGGCTTCAAGGTCTCGGAGATCACGTACGGCAACTGGGTCACCCACGCCTCGCAGGTCGAGAACGATGCGGCGATCGCCACCGTGCACGCCGCGCTCGACGCCGGCATCACCACCTTCGACACCGCGGACACGTACGCCAACACCGCCGCGGAGGAGGTGCTCGCCGAGGCGCTGAAGGGACAGCGCCGCGAGGGGCTCGAGATCTTCACGAAGGTCTACTTCCCCATCGGGCACAAGGGGCCGAACGACACCGGCCTCAGCCGCAAGCACATCCTCGACGGCATCCACGGGTCGCTGCGCCGCCTGAACGTCGACTACGTCGACCTCTACCAGGCGCACCGGTTCGACTACGAGACCCCGCTGGAGGAGACGTTCCAGGCGTTCGCCGACGTCGTCCGTCAGGGCAAGGCGCTGTACATCGGCGTCTCCGAGTGGACGGCCGAGCAGCTGCGCGAGGGGCACGCTCTCGCGAAGGAGCTCGGCGTCCAGCTCGTCTCGAACCAGCCGCAGTACTCCCTGCTCCACCGGGTGATCGAGGGCAAGGTCGTGCCCGCCTCCGAGGAGCTGGGCATCTCGCAGATCGTCTGGTCTCCCATGGCGCAGGGCGTGCTGAGCGGGAAGTACCTGCCGGGACAGCCCGTGCCTGCGGGCAGCCGCGCGACCGACGAGAAGAGCGGCGCCGGGTTCATCAAGAGCCTCCTGCGCGACGAGGTGCTCACGGCCGTGCAGAACCTCAAGCCGATCGCGGCCGACCTGGGGCTCACGCTTCCGCAGCTCGCCATCGCGTGGGTCCTGCAGAACCCCAATGTGGCCGCGGCGCTCGTGGGGGCGTCGCGCCCCGAGCAGCTCGCCGACACCGTCAAGGCGTCGGGCGTGACGCTCGAGCCGGGGGTCCTCGCCGCCATCGAGCAGGCGCTCGAAGGCGTCGTGAACGACGACCCGGAGGACACGTACTCGGTGTCGCCGAAGACCCGTCTCGCCTGAGCCCTCCGTGCCCGCCCGCGCCGCGATGGCCGGGCGGGCACGCCCCTAGGATGGTGGTCGTGGGGGATCAGAGGTCGCAGGACGGCTCGGTGCAGTCCGTGGACCGGGCGCTGCAGATCCTGAACCTGCTCGCCGAGGCGCCGTCGCTGGGCGTCAGCGAGATCTCGCGAGAACTCGGGGTGCACCGTTCGACGGCGTTCCGGCTGCTGGCGACGCTGGAGTCGCACAACTACGTCGAGCAGGAGAGCCGTCGCGGCACCTACCGGCTCGGGTTCGGCGTGCTCCGTCTCTCGGGCCAGGTCGAGGCCCGCACCGATCTCGTCAAGGAGGCGCAGCTCGTCTGCGATGAGGTGACGGACGAGCTCAACGAGACGAGCAACGTCGCGATCCTCGACGACGGCGCCGCCGTCAACATCTGCCAGACCACGGGGACGCGCCTGGTCGCGGTGACGCAGCAGTACGTCGGGCGGCGCACGCCGCTGCACGCCACGTCGACCGGCAAGATCCTCCTCGCGCACGCGCCGGCCGATGTCCTGCGATCGACGCTGTCGGGCTCGCTCGAGGCCTTCACCCCGCACACCGTCACGGATGCGGCGGAGCTCGAGACGCGTCTCGAGGAGATCCGCGACCGCGGCTGGGCCGCCGCCGTCGAGGAGTGGGAGTCGGACACGAACGCGGTCGCCGTCGCCGTGAGCGATCGCGCGGGCGGAGTCGTCGCGGCGCTGAGCGTGACGGCGCCGAGCTTCCGGATGTCTCCCGACGGGTTCCCCGGCATCGTCGCGGTGCTGCGCCGTCACGCACAGCATCTGAGCGCCCGGCTGGGCTCGGCCGGCGACCCGGCCTGAGCCCCCTCGCGTCGATCGCGTGTCGGCGTCTGTTTCGGGTCCGTGAATTCCTCGGGTCGTTTGGTCGCGTTCCTCTTGACAGCGTTCTGGTGCGCTCCCAATGTGTTGTGCAATACGCGAAATCGTGCGTAATACACAACACGTTCACATCCTGGGACGGGGGAGGCTCCGATCGCATGCTGCGCATCTGCTCGCTGGACGAACTGACCGACGACGAGGGCATCCGCATCGATGCCGTCTCCCCTCCCATCGCGGTGTTCCTGACCTCCGAGGGGGAGGTGTGCGCGCTCGACGACACGTGCACCCATCAGGACGCATCCCTCGCGGAGGGATGGGTCGAAGGCGGCCGCGTCGAGTGCCCCCTGCACGCGAGCACGTTCTCGCTGCGGACGGGCGAGGTCGACGCCCCGCCGGCGACGCGCGGCGTCAGGGCGCATCAGGTCGAGGTGATCGACGGGGAGGTCTTCGTCGAGCTCTCCACCGCGGAGCCGAACCTTCCTCCCGGGGTGGTGTACTGATGCCCCGCGTCGCGATCGTCGGCGCCGGGCTCGCCGGCTACACCGTCGCGCGCACCCTTCGTGCGGCGGGCCACGAGGGGGAGATCGTCGTGGTGGGCGCCGAGGCGCACCGGCCGTACGACCGTCCCCCGCTCAGCAAGGCCTACCTCTCGGGCGAGCTCGACGCGGCGGGCATCGCGCTGGAGGGCGACGAGGAGATCGGCGTCGGATGGCGTCTCGGCGTCGCGGCCGTCGGACTGGACGCCGGCACCCGGGCCCTCGCGCTCTCCGACGGAAGCGTGCTGGGAGCGGACGAGATCGTCCTCGCCGTGGGGGCGTCGCCGCGGGAACTGCCCGAGCTGCCGGGTGCGCCGTCCGGCGCGCCGGCGCACGTGCTCGGGACGAGGGAGCACGCCGACGCCCTGCGTGCGGCGCTCGTCCCCGGAGCCGAGGTCGTGATCGCGGGGGCGGGATTCGTCGGCCTCGAGGTCGCCGCCGCCGCGATCGCCGCCGGCGCGGCGTCCGTGACGGTCGTCTGCGCCGATACGTCTCCGCTGCGCCGGTTCGGCGCCGAGGCGAGCGCCGCCGTGCGCGGGCTGCACGAACGCTCCGGCGTGCGCTTCGTGACGGGCGTGCGCGTCGTCGGCGTCGAGCGCTCCCCGGACGGTCGCCCTGTCGGCGTGCGGCTGGGCGACGGGCGCGTGGCGGAGGGGTCGGTGGTCGTCGCGGGGATCGGCGCCGTCCCGTCCACCGGCTGGCTCGCGGGCAGCGGTCTCGCCCTCACGCCCTGGCGAGCCGTCGCGTGCGACGACCGGGGGCGTGCGGCCCCGGGGATCCACGCCGCCGGAGACTGCGCCGCCTGGGGAGAGGTCTCCTGCGGGCACTGGACGCTCGCGCGGGAGCAGGCCTCGCGCGCGGCCGAAGACATCGTCGCCCCCGGGACGGCCGCGGCGTCGGGGGAGCCTCCCTATGTGTGGAGCGACCAGCACGGCGCGAGAGTGCAGTTCGCCGGGCGCCTCCGCGGCGACGAGACGGTCTCGGTCGCCGCGGGCGACGTCGCGGCGGGCGACCCGCTCCTCGTCTACCGCGACTCCCGCGGCGAGGAGGTCGCCGCGTTCGGCATCGACCAGCCCCGCCTCATGATGCGCTGGCGCAAGACGCACCGCGCCGTCGCCTCGCCCTCCCCGCAGGTCGCGGCCGCATGAGAACCGTCCCGTTCGAGCTCAGGAGAGGGCACGCACGATGATCATCGAGCAGTTGGACAACCCGCTTCCCGGCTCCCTGCTGCCCACGCTGGCGGGCGGCTACTACACCGACCCCGCCGTGTTCGCACAGGAGCAGGAGCGCATCTTCGAGCAGTCCTGGTTCTGCGTCGTCCACGGCAGCGACATCCCGGACCCCGGCGACTACAGGCTCGTGCAGGTGGGCCGCGAGCAGCTCATCGTGTCGCGCAACCGCAGGCGCGAGGTCCGGGCGTTCTTCAACGTCTGCCGCCACCGCGGCATGCGCGTGTGCACGGAGGAGGCGGGCACGCGGCGCACCTTCCAGTGCGGCTATCACGCGTGGACGTACGACCTCGACGGGAGGCTGATCGCCGCGCCCAACCTCACCCGGATGCCCGACATCGACCGCGACGACTACGGCCTGCGGCGCATCCACGTCCGCGAGTGGCTCGGATACGTCTGGGTGTGCACGGCGGAGGAGGCGCCGTCGTTCGAGGAGACGGTGCTGAGCGAGGTGGTGAACCGTCTCGGCGAGGTGGAGAGCCTCGACCGCTACCAGGTCGAGAACCTCGCGATCGGCAGACGGATCGCGTACGACGTCCATGCGAACTGGAAGCTCGTCATCGAGAACTTCATGGAGTGCTACCACTGCGCGACCATCCATCCGGAGCTCACGCAGGTGATCCCCGAGTTCGCCGAGGGCTGGGCCGCGCAGACGAACGTGGGCCTCGGCGCCGAGTTCGGCGAGGGCATCGAGGGCTTCACGGTCGACGGGTCGGCCGGGGCGGCCGAGCTGCCGCTCATCGCCCCCGGCCAGGAGCGGCGGTACTTCGCCATCACCATCCGGCCCAACGTCTTCGTCAACATGGTCCCGGACCACGTCATCGTCCACCGGATGTTCCCGGTCAGCGAGTCGTCCACCTACGTCGAGTGCGACTGGCTGTTCCTGCCGGAGGTGGTGGACTCCGCCAGGGACGTCTCGAAGTCGGTGGAGCTGTTCGACCGGGTCAACCTGCAGGACTTCGACGCGTGCGAGAAGACCCAGCCCGCGATGTCGTCGCGTCTCTACCGCACGGGCGGCGCGCTCGTCCCGGCGGAGCACCACATCGCCTTCTTCCACCAGTGGCTCGTCGAGGCGTTGCGACCGTGAGCGACCGCGACACCACCCGAAGCCTCCTGACCTCGCTCAGGGACGCCGGCGGCGCCGATGCGCCCCGTCCGCGTCGCACGGGCGTCGACAGGATCGTCTTCGGCGCCGCGGCGGTCATCGCCGTCGCCTTCGTCGCCTGGGGCGTGTCCGCCCCGTCGGGGCTCGGCGCCGTCGCATCGAGTGCGCTGTCGTGGACGATGGACACGCTCGGCTGGCTCTTCGTCATCGCCGCGTCCGTGTTCACGGTGTTCGTGCTCGTCGTCGCCCTCGGACGCTTCGGCCGCGTCCCGCTCGGCCGCGACGGCGACACGCCGCAGTACCGCACGTCGTCGTGGATCGCGATGATGTTCGCGACGGGCATGGGCATCGGCCTCGTCTTCTACGGCGTCGCCGAGCCGCTGTACTTCTACGTCTCGCCCCCGCCCGGCACGGTCGAGGGGCAGACCCCCGAGGCGCTGAGCGTCGCGATGGGCCAGACGCTCTTCCACTGGACCCTGTTCCCGTGGGCCATGTACGCGATCGTCGGCCTCGGCATGGCGTACGGCACCTACCGGCTCGGGCGCAGCCAGCTGTTCTCGTCCATGTTCACGTCCCTGTTCGGCCCGCGCGTCGTGGACGGCGCGGGAGGGCGCGTCATCAACGTCCTCGCGATCATCGCCACGCTGTTCGGCTCGGCGTGCTCGCTCGGGCTCGGCGCCCTGCAGATCGGCGGCGGCATCGCCTACGCCGGCCTGCTGCCCGAGGCGGGCACGCCCCTGCTCGTGATCGTCATCGCGGTCCTCACGGCGGCGTTCGTCGCCTCCGCCGTCTCCGGGATCGAGCGCGGCATCCAGTGGCTGTCGAACATCAACATGCTGCTCGCGGTCGTGCTGGCGCTCGTCGTCTTCGTGGGCGGCCCGACGCTGTTCATCCTCAACGTCCTGCCCGACGCGATCGGCGCGTTCGTCGGGAACCTGCCGGAGATGGCATCGCGGACGGCGGTCGCCGGCGACGCCTCGCTCGCCGAGTGGATGTCGGGGTGGACGGTCTTCTACTGGGCGTGGTGGATCTCGTGGACGCCCTTCGTGGGGCTGTTCATCGCGCGCATCTCGCGCGGGCGGACCATCCGGCAGTTCGTCACCGGGGTGCTGCTGGTCCCCTCCCTCGTCTCGACGATCTGGTTCACGGTCTTCGGCGGCGGGGCGATCGGCCTCCAGGAGCGGGCGGAGGAGGCGGGCGACACCGGCGCGGCGCTCGTGGACGTGGTCGGCGGCGTTCCCGACATCGACTTCGACACCGCTCTGTTCACCCTCCTCGACGCCCTGCCGTTCCCGACGTGGGCGACGGTCG
This window of the Microbacterium sp. AB genome carries:
- a CDS encoding BCCT family transporter — translated: MSDRDTTRSLLTSLRDAGGADAPRPRRTGVDRIVFGAAAVIAVAFVAWGVSAPSGLGAVASSALSWTMDTLGWLFVIAASVFTVFVLVVALGRFGRVPLGRDGDTPQYRTSSWIAMMFATGMGIGLVFYGVAEPLYFYVSPPPGTVEGQTPEALSVAMGQTLFHWTLFPWAMYAIVGLGMAYGTYRLGRSQLFSSMFTSLFGPRVVDGAGGRVINVLAIIATLFGSACSLGLGALQIGGGIAYAGLLPEAGTPLLVIVIAVLTAAFVASAVSGIERGIQWLSNINMLLAVVLALVVFVGGPTLFILNVLPDAIGAFVGNLPEMASRTAVAGDASLAEWMSGWTVFYWAWWISWTPFVGLFIARISRGRTIRQFVTGVLLVPSLVSTIWFTVFGGGAIGLQERAEEAGDTGAALVDVVGGVPDIDFDTALFTLLDALPFPTWATVALFVLAAVLIAIFFVTGADSASIVMGSLSENGAEDPTRKTVIFWGVSTGAVAAVMLLAGGDDPAAALNGLKNITIVSAVPFVVVMLVLCVALWRDLARDPLVIRGDLARHLLVESVASGVETHAGEPFQLSTVEVEAAVVDEGGEASSPS
- a CDS encoding bifunctional 3-phenylpropionate/cinnamic acid dioxygenase ferredoxin subunit, with protein sequence MLRICSLDELTDDEGIRIDAVSPPIAVFLTSEGEVCALDDTCTHQDASLAEGWVEGGRVECPLHASTFSLRTGEVDAPPATRGVRAHQVEVIDGEVFVELSTAEPNLPPGVVY
- a CDS encoding aldo/keto reductase family protein; its protein translation is MVNYRYLGNSGFKVSEITYGNWVTHASQVENDAAIATVHAALDAGITTFDTADTYANTAAEEVLAEALKGQRREGLEIFTKVYFPIGHKGPNDTGLSRKHILDGIHGSLRRLNVDYVDLYQAHRFDYETPLEETFQAFADVVRQGKALYIGVSEWTAEQLREGHALAKELGVQLVSNQPQYSLLHRVIEGKVVPASEELGISQIVWSPMAQGVLSGKYLPGQPVPAGSRATDEKSGAGFIKSLLRDEVLTAVQNLKPIAADLGLTLPQLAIAWVLQNPNVAAALVGASRPEQLADTVKASGVTLEPGVLAAIEQALEGVVNDDPEDTYSVSPKTRLA
- a CDS encoding aromatic ring-hydroxylating oxygenase subunit alpha yields the protein MIIEQLDNPLPGSLLPTLAGGYYTDPAVFAQEQERIFEQSWFCVVHGSDIPDPGDYRLVQVGREQLIVSRNRRREVRAFFNVCRHRGMRVCTEEAGTRRTFQCGYHAWTYDLDGRLIAAPNLTRMPDIDRDDYGLRRIHVREWLGYVWVCTAEEAPSFEETVLSEVVNRLGEVESLDRYQVENLAIGRRIAYDVHANWKLVIENFMECYHCATIHPELTQVIPEFAEGWAAQTNVGLGAEFGEGIEGFTVDGSAGAAELPLIAPGQERRYFAITIRPNVFVNMVPDHVIVHRMFPVSESSTYVECDWLFLPEVVDSARDVSKSVELFDRVNLQDFDACEKTQPAMSSRLYRTGGALVPAEHHIAFFHQWLVEALRP
- a CDS encoding IclR family transcriptional regulator; protein product: MGDQRSQDGSVQSVDRALQILNLLAEAPSLGVSEISRELGVHRSTAFRLLATLESHNYVEQESRRGTYRLGFGVLRLSGQVEARTDLVKEAQLVCDEVTDELNETSNVAILDDGAAVNICQTTGTRLVAVTQQYVGRRTPLHATSTGKILLAHAPADVLRSTLSGSLEAFTPHTVTDAAELETRLEEIRDRGWAAAVEEWESDTNAVAVAVSDRAGGVVAALSVTAPSFRMSPDGFPGIVAVLRRHAQHLSARLGSAGDPA
- a CDS encoding NAD(P)/FAD-dependent oxidoreductase, which translates into the protein MPRVAIVGAGLAGYTVARTLRAAGHEGEIVVVGAEAHRPYDRPPLSKAYLSGELDAAGIALEGDEEIGVGWRLGVAAVGLDAGTRALALSDGSVLGADEIVLAVGASPRELPELPGAPSGAPAHVLGTREHADALRAALVPGAEVVIAGAGFVGLEVAAAAIAAGAASVTVVCADTSPLRRFGAEASAAVRGLHERSGVRFVTGVRVVGVERSPDGRPVGVRLGDGRVAEGSVVVAGIGAVPSTGWLAGSGLALTPWRAVACDDRGRAAPGIHAAGDCAAWGEVSCGHWTLAREQASRAAEDIVAPGTAAASGEPPYVWSDQHGARVQFAGRLRGDETVSVAAGDVAAGDPLLVYRDSRGEEVAAFGIDQPRLMMRWRKTHRAVASPSPQVAAA